The genomic segment TTTTACCACCATCAGTTGAAGAACCAGAAACTACAGAAGAAGCTTCAGAACCTAGTCTAGTTGGAGAAACTGAAGAAGTATAATTTAATAAACATCCAGCGACCTCTTTTATCTTTTGCTTAATGGCATTAGATAGAAGAGGTTTTTTATTTATTTCATGTCACAAACCAATATTATTGGATAGTAGCCGGATAGTTCAGTTTTCTTGCATTTAGTACCAAAGATTCTACTGTAGAGACCTGTTAGTTCAGTCTTCTTAGCTAAATTTGCAGCAAGAATGGTGAATAATGATTGAGCTAATAAATATTTACTAACGAAATTAAGGAAAGATTATGGTAAACTTTTGTTATTAGGAATTCACAAGGAGCATACAATTATGGACAAAGCCTATTTAGATAAATTTTATAAAAAAAGCCTCACTGAAAGAATGGATGCTCTTGTAGACGCAAATATCCTCTCTTCTGATGACTTGCTTCTAAACGAAGGTCTGCTTTTATCAGATGAACTTGCTGACAATATGATTGAAAATTACTTAATTACTTACCAACTTCCATTAGGAGCCGCTTTAAATTTTTTAATTGATGGAAAAGATTATGTTGTTCCGATGGCAATCGAAGAACCTTCTGTTATTGCAGCAGCCAGTGCCGGAGCAAAAATTATCGCTCAAGCTGGCGGATTCAAAACAACTATTTCAGAACGGATTATGATTGGGCAAGTAGCCTTAAAAAACATTCCTGATATCTCTCTTGCCAAAATCAACTTGACTAACCATAAGAAAGATATTCTCAAAAAAGCCAACGCCGCTCACCCTTCTATCGTTAATCGTGGCGGAGGAGCAAAAGATCTTTCAATTCGCGTTATTGAGCAGGATGAAGAAGCCGCAACACCTGAATTTTTAATCGTGCATATACACATAGCGACTATGGAGGCAATGGGAGCTAATATCATTAATACAATGATGGAAGGCATTACGGGGTATCTTGAAACTTTGACCGGTGGTACCGCTTTGATGAGCATTCTTTCTAACTATGCAACGGAGTGTTTGGCAACAGCTACTTGTCAGATTTCAGTTGATTTGCTAAAAAGAAACGATTTTTCGGGCGAAGACATACGCGACCGTTTAATTGAAGCCGGACAACTAGCTTATGTTGACCCTTACCGTGCAGTTACTCATAATAAAGGCATCATGAATGGTATCGATGCTGTTGTTTTAGCTTCTGGAAATGACTGGCGGGCTATTTCTGCTGGAGTTCATGCTTATGCCTCACGCAGTGGACAGTATCGTGCTCTTTCTTCTTGGAAAAAAGCTGAGAACGGTGATTTGATTGGTGAATTGACGTTGCCTTTGCCTGTAGGATCAGTTGGCGGTTCGATTTCGATTCATCCTGCTGCTCAGTTCAGCAAACGCTTGTTAGGATACCAATCGGCCAAAGAATTAGAAGCGGTGATTGTTTCAGTTGGATTGGCTCAAAACTTTTCAGCACTTAAAGCATTAGTGACTGAAGGAATCCAAAAAGGACATATGGGCTTGCAAGCTCGCTCTTTAGCCATCAGTGCAGGAGCTACTGGAAAAGCCATTGAACAAGTCTCAGAACAATTAAAACACGCTAAGAACATGAACTTAGCAACTGCAAAAGAATTGCTTCAAGAAATTTTATCTTTAGAAGAGTAAAAACGTTTAGAGTTCATTCCAACTCTTGATCTCACTTCACTAGAACACAAAAAACTTACGCTCACTTTCGATGAAGGATATCATCAGAAATGAGCGTAAGTTTTTTGATAGGAATTTATACTTCCTACTGTTAGTTAGCTTTATTTACATATTGACGCATGTTGTCTTTTATACCAGCTAAATAAATAGCTGCTGTATCTTTTGTCGCATCAAATTCTACTGTAGATCCATCAACTGGAACGGTTTCTTGGAAAACAGCTTCATACTCTTCAATAGAGACCTCTGTTCTAGCAGCAAACAATTCAGCATGACTTTTTGCTTGCAGATATTCGCGGTAGTTTGGTTGCAAAATACCTGTAAAGAATTCGCCTACTGCACCTGATCCGTAACTATACAACCCAATTCGAGCACCATCTTTTAACTGGTCACTTTGTTCAAGTAAAGAAACTAAGCTCAGATACAGTGAACCAGTATAGATATTTCCAACATTGCGGTTATACATTGTGCTTGATTTGTAGTTAGCCAATAATCGTTCTTGATCAGCTTCATCTGCTTCTTCTAATACTGTTCTCAAAGCTTTAAGTCCCATTTTAGTGTACGGCAAATGGAAACAGATGGCTTCGAAATCATTTAAACCTAAATCAGATTTAGCTTTGTATTGTTCCCAAACTGTATTGAAAAAGTGAATGTATTGTTCATTTGAAAATTTGCCGTCAACAAAGGCTTTGTCTGAATAAACAGGACGCCAAAAGTCCATAATATCCGCAGTTAGATAGGCACTTTTATCTTCTAATGCCAATATCTTAGGATCTGCACTGATAACCATAGCAACAGCACCGGCTCCTTGAGTAGACTCTCCTGAAGTATTTAATCCATAACGTGCAATATCAGAACCTAATACTAAAACTTTGCTTTCTGGATTTAAGGCAATATGACCTTTTGCCATTTGAATCCCTGCAGTAGCTCCGTAACAAGCTTGTTTGACTTCGATCGATCGAGCATTCGGGTTTAAGCCCAATAACTGATGGACATAGACAGCTGCAGATTTAGAATTATCAATACCTGACTCTGTACCAAAAATAACGAAATCGATTTTTTCTTTGTCTTCATCATCTAGAATCGTTAAAGCTGCATTGGCTGCTAACGTTACTGGATCTTGTGTAATAGGAGCAACTGCCATCTTTTCTTGACCAATACCAATGGTGAATTTTTCTGGTTCTACATTTCTAGCTACCGCCAATTTATTCATGTCCACATATAAATGCGGTGCATAAAAACCAATCTTGTCTACTCCAATTTTCAAAGAAAGGACCCCTTTTTTATTTAATGACTTCTCTTATACAACTGTAAGTTCAGTGTATACCTGCCTAATGGCCTCTTCTACTAAGCTTTCTAATAAATCATAATTTATTCCCAATAAAAAAACAACTCTTTGCACTAAATCTAAAGAGAAGCTTAATAAAATAATTTGTCTCAAAGTGAAGTACACCAATTTATTTTTTTATCTTAATTTTTCTATCGCTTCTTTAATAGCTGTTAGTTTATCTATTTCTTTTTTTAATACGTCTAACGGATCATGTCCACATGGGTATTCAATTGCTGTATTGATATCGCTTGGAAATGCTTTAAGTACTTCTGCTATAGAAATATCGCCTTCATTTAACAGGGTCATTTCTAATGTACCTGCTTTGATATCTTTCAAATGGACATACGTTACATTGGTTTTTAAAAGCTTTGCGTTTTTAACTGGATCTTCATGAACATACATGAAATTCCCAGTATCAAATGTTAGAGAAACAGCTGCCCCTTTTTCAATTAATTGAATACTTATTTGGTTTAGTTTATCCGCTGTGGAATAACTTTCCTGACCATTTTCAATCGTAAAATGATTGATTTCGTATTCATTTAATACATTATTTAAAGTCACAACATCTTCTGTCGAAACTTCTTTAACGTATCCAGCTCCAAATTTCAAATGTTTAGCCCCTAACGCATACGCTTCTTTTGCATATAATCTTAGTTCTGTCTCTGTCATCATTTGATCTGTATAAAGCAATTCTGGAACAGAATACAACAATTCAAAACCGTATTTTTTTGCTGCTTCATTAAGGTCTTTAAATTCAGACTCCTCTTTGATGTAATCTCTTCTAATTTCTATTTTTTTTATCGCTAATTGAGAGAGACCTTCAAAAAAATCTAATTGTCTCTTTCCTTCTTTAACTAATTCATCAAAAACCAACATATTTACTACAATTGTTTCAGTTGTCATTTTTATCCTCCTTAATAAATCCATCTACATTATTCCTATTCAAAATAAAAATGGCAATCCATTAAGAATAGATTACCATTTTTATCTTATTTATTCTTATCAACTTTTTTAAGACGTTCCGTTTTTACTTGATTTCCGTTTTATCCGGAACATCAAATTCACCTTTTTCAATTAAATCTTTATACCAAAAGGCTGATTTCTTTAATGAACGGTCTCGGTTATTGTCTAAATCGATTCTAACCAAGCCATACCGGTTTTTAAATGCATTCATAGGAGATACACAATCTGTAAAGGCCCAAAGCATATAGCCTTTGCAATTTGATCCTGCTTCAGTAACTTCTATTAAACTATTCAAATGTTCTGTAATGAACTCAATGCGGTAATCGTCTTGCACGACTCCATTACTATCCATAAATCGTTCTTCTTCTTCAATACCCATTCCATTTTCTGTGACCATCCATGGAATATTGCCATACTCATTTTTTATGCGCATCCCAAAATCAACCATCATTTGAGGATAAATTTCCCATCCTCTTGATTTGTTCATTTTGCGTCCAGGCAATTCAAAATGATCATAATAATACGCTGGGTGGAATGGAGTTTGTTCATTCCATTGATGACTTGGTGCCTTCACACGATTAGGGTAATACAAATTGATCCCTAGATAATCTACAGTATTTTGTGCAATAATATCCAGTTCGTCTTTTGTATAGTCAAATAGGATATCGTGCTTTTCTAAAAGCGGGAACAATTCTTCAGGGTAAGTTCCTTTAACCAACGGATCTAAATAAATTCGATTGAAAAATAGATCATACATTTCTGCTGCTTTTTTATCTGCTTCTGAGGAAGATCTTGGATAGGTTACTTCTGGATTAAGGACAACACCGATCTGTCCATCGTAGTTATTTCTATGGTACACTTCAACAACTTTTGCTGTTGCCAAAACTTTATGGTAATTCCATTGCATCCATTTTTTAGTATTTTGCTCATGTGGATAACGGATAGCATCTAAGTAGGTCCGTGTTTGGATAACCACTGGTTCATTAAATGTAAACCAATATTTCACGCGGTCTGCATAACGATCAAATACAATTTCCGCATATTGCGTAAACAATTCTACAACTTTTTTAGAACTCCAACCCTCATACTTATCTAGCAAATAAGTAGGAAGTTCATAATGTTCTAAACAAAGCATAGGTACAACCCCTGCTTCAATCAAACTGTCTACAAAACGGTCAATGAATGAAGCGTAGTCTTCATCTACTTCTAACGTTTCATAGTTCGTAAAGAATCTCGACCAATTGATAGACGTTCTAAAATGAGTTAAGCCAATTTCTTTCATTAAATCAATA from the Carnobacterium inhibens subsp. inhibens DSM 13024 genome contains:
- a CDS encoding hydroxymethylglutaryl-CoA synthase, encoding MKIGVDKIGFYAPHLYVDMNKLAVARNVEPEKFTIGIGQEKMAVAPITQDPVTLAANAALTILDDEDKEKIDFVIFGTESGIDNSKSAAVYVHQLLGLNPNARSIEVKQACYGATAGIQMAKGHIALNPESKVLVLGSDIARYGLNTSGESTQGAGAVAMVISADPKILALEDKSAYLTADIMDFWRPVYSDKAFVDGKFSNEQYIHFFNTVWEQYKAKSDLGLNDFEAICFHLPYTKMGLKALRTVLEEADEADQERLLANYKSSTMYNRNVGNIYTGSLYLSLVSLLEQSDQLKDGARIGLYSYGSGAVGEFFTGILQPNYREYLQAKSHAELFAARTEVSIEEYEAVFQETVPVDGSTVEFDATKDTAAIYLAGIKDNMRQYVNKAN
- a CDS encoding sugar phosphate isomerase/epimerase family protein, with product MTTETIVVNMLVFDELVKEGKRQLDFFEGLSQLAIKKIEIRRDYIKEESEFKDLNEAAKKYGFELLYSVPELLYTDQMMTETELRLYAKEAYALGAKHLKFGAGYVKEVSTEDVVTLNNVLNEYEINHFTIENGQESYSTADKLNQISIQLIEKGAAVSLTFDTGNFMYVHEDPVKNAKLLKTNVTYVHLKDIKAGTLEMTLLNEGDISIAEVLKAFPSDINTAIEYPCGHDPLDVLKKEIDKLTAIKEAIEKLR
- a CDS encoding glycoside hydrolase family 1 protein, with product MKKTIPENFIIGAGSSAWQTEGWKGKKEGQDSYLDTWYKNERHVWHEGYGPGVATNFYERYQDDIDLMKEIGLTHFRTSINWSRFFTNYETLEVDEDYASFIDRFVDSLIEAGVVPMLCLEHYELPTYLLDKYEGWSSKKVVELFTQYAEIVFDRYADRVKYWFTFNEPVVIQTRTYLDAIRYPHEQNTKKWMQWNYHKVLATAKVVEVYHRNNYDGQIGVVLNPEVTYPRSSSEADKKAAEMYDLFFNRIYLDPLVKGTYPEELFPLLEKHDILFDYTKDELDIIAQNTVDYLGINLYYPNRVKAPSHQWNEQTPFHPAYYYDHFELPGRKMNKSRGWEIYPQMMVDFGMRIKNEYGNIPWMVTENGMGIEEEERFMDSNGVVQDDYRIEFITEHLNSLIEVTEAGSNCKGYMLWAFTDCVSPMNAFKNRYGLVRIDLDNNRDRSLKKSAFWYKDLIEKGEFDVPDKTEIK
- a CDS encoding hydroxymethylglutaryl-CoA reductase, degradative, with the protein product MDKAYLDKFYKKSLTERMDALVDANILSSDDLLLNEGLLLSDELADNMIENYLITYQLPLGAALNFLIDGKDYVVPMAIEEPSVIAAASAGAKIIAQAGGFKTTISERIMIGQVALKNIPDISLAKINLTNHKKDILKKANAAHPSIVNRGGGAKDLSIRVIEQDEEAATPEFLIVHIHIATMEAMGANIINTMMEGITGYLETLTGGTALMSILSNYATECLATATCQISVDLLKRNDFSGEDIRDRLIEAGQLAYVDPYRAVTHNKGIMNGIDAVVLASGNDWRAISAGVHAYASRSGQYRALSSWKKAENGDLIGELTLPLPVGSVGGSISIHPAAQFSKRLLGYQSAKELEAVIVSVGLAQNFSALKALVTEGIQKGHMGLQARSLAISAGATGKAIEQVSEQLKHAKNMNLATAKELLQEILSLEE